Proteins encoded in a region of the Cupriavidus pauculus genome:
- a CDS encoding four-carbon acid sugar kinase family protein — protein MTTHRRTPAAWLVIADDLSGAADCAIGFAAAGARTMVTLDATAADDALAGIADADVIAADVDSRRMAPALAAASNVAAWRRLGGTPADRPRRLYKKIDSTLRGNWAAETAALLPHAGVAIVAPAFPATGRTTRGGCVFVNGEPLGESDIWRLEGLSGRADMAALLAVHDVRTAVVGLDVVHQGAQAVQATIAAFVAKGVQAVVCDAESEADIGVIAAATGSLKNPVFWVGSGGLARALATAVPTGEDARSAGDVPEHRKGPVLALVGSMSGVSGRQAALLRTRTGMDHLEIAPQVLREGPAHASWPSIQEDIGQRLRGGHDLLIGIGRDEAFDTSEGPKLSHALATLVLPSFDCVGGLIATGGETARAMLAAAGIATLRLRHEVEAGVPLSRTLERPARHVATKAGAFGTDSALWLAWRAMQAE, from the coding sequence ATGACCACGCACCGCCGCACGCCGGCCGCATGGCTGGTGATCGCCGACGACCTGTCCGGCGCCGCCGACTGCGCGATCGGCTTTGCCGCCGCGGGCGCGCGCACGATGGTCACGCTCGACGCGACCGCGGCTGACGATGCGCTGGCCGGCATCGCGGACGCGGACGTGATCGCGGCCGACGTGGACAGCCGCCGCATGGCGCCCGCGCTGGCCGCCGCATCCAACGTCGCGGCATGGCGCCGGCTGGGCGGTACGCCCGCGGACCGGCCGCGCCGCCTGTACAAGAAGATCGACTCGACGCTGCGCGGGAACTGGGCGGCCGAGACCGCCGCCCTGCTGCCCCATGCGGGCGTGGCGATCGTCGCCCCGGCCTTCCCCGCCACCGGCCGCACCACGCGCGGCGGCTGCGTGTTCGTCAACGGCGAACCGCTCGGCGAATCCGATATCTGGCGCCTCGAGGGCCTGAGCGGCCGCGCCGACATGGCCGCGCTGCTGGCCGTCCACGACGTGCGCACGGCCGTCGTCGGCCTCGACGTCGTGCATCAGGGCGCGCAGGCGGTCCAGGCCACGATTGCCGCGTTCGTCGCGAAAGGGGTGCAGGCCGTGGTCTGCGACGCCGAGAGCGAAGCCGATATCGGCGTCATTGCCGCGGCCACCGGGTCGCTGAAAAACCCTGTGTTCTGGGTCGGCTCCGGCGGCCTGGCGCGCGCGCTGGCCACGGCGGTGCCGACCGGCGAGGACGCCCGGTCCGCCGGCGATGTCCCCGAACATCGCAAGGGTCCCGTGCTCGCGCTGGTGGGCAGCATGTCCGGCGTGTCGGGCCGGCAGGCCGCGCTGCTGCGCACGCGGACCGGCATGGATCATCTGGAGATTGCACCGCAGGTGCTGCGCGAAGGTCCCGCGCATGCCTCGTGGCCGTCCATTCAGGAAGATATCGGCCAACGCCTGCGTGGCGGCCACGATCTGCTGATCGGTATCGGCCGCGACGAAGCATTCGACACGTCGGAAGGCCCGAAGCTCAGCCATGCGCTGGCCACGCTCGTGCTGCCGTCGTTCGATTGCGTGGGCGGACTGATCGCGACCGGCGGCGAGACCGCGCGCGCGATGCTGGCCGCGGCGGGCATCGCCACGCTGAGGCTGCGGCACGAAGTGGAAGCGGGCGTGCCGCTGTCGCGCACGCTCGAACGGCCGGCGCGCCATGTGGCCACGAAGGCCGGCGCGTTCGGTACCGACTCGGCACTCTGGCTCGCATGGCGCGCCATGCAGGCCGAATGA
- a CDS encoding 2-keto-3-deoxygluconate permease — MQISIKRAIERVPGGMMIVPLLLGSLVATFAPEGPKFFGSFTGALFTGALPILAVFYVCMGASINVKATPYIIKKGGVLFGVKIGTAMVLGVVMGHFLGESPISSGMFAGLSTLAVVAAMNDTNGGLYMALMGQYGKPEDVGAYTIMSLESGPFLTMVTLGVAGLSAFPWPTLVGSILPLMLGMLLGNLDREMRDFLSKAVPVMIPFFALALGAGLDLHKVWQAGMLGLGLGVAVVVITGFTLYFADRLTGGTGVAGVAAASTAGNAAAVPTLIAAANPVYEEAAKSATILVAACVVVTAVLTPLVTAWVARRVANRQEGAVARTAA, encoded by the coding sequence ATGCAGATTTCCATCAAGCGCGCCATCGAGCGCGTCCCGGGCGGCATGATGATCGTGCCGCTGTTGCTCGGTTCGCTGGTCGCGACGTTCGCGCCCGAGGGTCCCAAGTTCTTCGGCTCGTTCACGGGCGCCCTGTTCACCGGCGCGCTGCCGATTCTCGCGGTCTTCTACGTCTGCATGGGCGCGAGCATCAACGTCAAGGCAACCCCGTACATCATCAAGAAGGGCGGCGTGCTGTTCGGCGTCAAGATCGGTACCGCCATGGTGCTCGGCGTGGTCATGGGCCACTTCCTCGGCGAATCGCCGATCAGCTCGGGCATGTTCGCGGGCCTGTCCACGCTGGCCGTGGTCGCCGCGATGAACGACACCAACGGCGGCCTCTACATGGCGCTGATGGGCCAGTACGGCAAGCCCGAGGATGTGGGCGCCTACACGATCATGTCGCTCGAGTCGGGCCCGTTCCTGACCATGGTCACGCTCGGCGTGGCCGGCCTGTCGGCATTCCCGTGGCCCACGCTGGTCGGCAGCATCCTGCCGCTGATGCTCGGCATGCTGCTTGGGAACCTCGACCGCGAAATGCGCGACTTCCTGAGCAAGGCCGTGCCCGTGATGATTCCGTTCTTCGCGCTCGCGCTCGGCGCCGGCCTGGACCTGCACAAGGTGTGGCAGGCCGGTATGCTGGGCCTCGGCCTGGGCGTGGCCGTGGTCGTGATCACGGGCTTCACGCTGTACTTTGCCGACCGCCTGACCGGTGGCACCGGCGTGGCCGGCGTGGCCGCCGCCAGTACGGCTGGCAATGCCGCCGCGGTACCGACACTGATCGCGGCCGCCAATCCGGTCTATGAAGAAGCCGCCAAGAGCGCGACGATTCTCGTGGCCGCGTGCGTGGTGGTCACGGCCGTGCTGACGCCGCTGGTCACCGCCTGGGTCGCGCGCCGCGTGGCCAACCGGCAGGAAGGCGCCGTGGCGCGGACCGCCGCATGA
- a CDS encoding LysR family transcriptional regulator translates to MALSLESLEVLDAIERKGSFAAAAHEMGKVPSALTYVVRKLEDDLDVLLFDRRRHRAELTPAGRALLDEGRHLLHAADDLARRVKRLATGWEATLSIVTDDLINFRALLPVIQDFYAENTATRLRFGKEVLGGAWDALVSNRADLIIGGAYEAPSTQGFQIRPLGTMPFVFVVAAHHPLASVEGPLTTMEIAKHRIVAVGDTSRNLPARTFGVLAGQDVLVVPSMRDKLEAQIRGLGCGWLPAPMAQPFIESGVLQARETVEIRAPGNFKVAWRTSTRGKALQWWSAKLEDPRLAQALIQQSPMPVTE, encoded by the coding sequence ATGGCTCTCTCTCTCGAATCGCTTGAAGTCCTCGATGCCATCGAACGCAAGGGCAGCTTTGCCGCCGCCGCGCACGAAATGGGCAAGGTGCCGTCAGCGCTCACTTACGTGGTCCGCAAGCTCGAGGACGACCTCGACGTGTTGCTGTTCGACCGCCGGCGCCACCGCGCGGAACTCACGCCGGCCGGCCGGGCGCTGCTCGACGAGGGCCGCCACCTGCTGCACGCGGCCGACGACCTCGCCCGCCGCGTCAAGCGGCTGGCCACGGGCTGGGAAGCCACGCTGTCGATCGTCACCGACGACCTCATCAACTTTCGGGCGCTGCTGCCCGTGATCCAGGACTTCTATGCCGAGAACACCGCGACGCGGCTGCGCTTCGGCAAGGAGGTGCTGGGCGGCGCATGGGATGCGCTCGTCAGCAACCGGGCCGACCTGATCATCGGCGGCGCGTACGAGGCGCCCAGCACGCAGGGGTTCCAGATCCGCCCGCTAGGCACGATGCCGTTCGTGTTCGTGGTGGCCGCGCACCATCCGCTGGCCTCGGTCGAAGGACCGCTGACCACGATGGAAATCGCCAAGCACCGGATCGTCGCCGTGGGCGATACCTCGCGCAACCTGCCCGCGCGCACCTTCGGCGTGCTGGCCGGGCAGGACGTGCTCGTGGTGCCGAGCATGCGCGACAAGCTCGAGGCGCAGATCCGCGGCCTGGGCTGCGGCTGGCTGCCCGCGCCGATGGCGCAGCCGTTTATCGAGAGCGGCGTGCTGCAGGCGCGCGAGACGGTCGAGATTCGCGCGCCCGGCAACTTCAAGGTGGCCTGGCGCACGAGCACGCGCGGCAAGGCGCTGCAATGGTGGTCCGCGAAGCTCGAAGACCCGCGGCTTGCGCAGGCACTGATCCAGCAATCGCCGATGCCCGTGACGGAATGA
- a CDS encoding glutathione S-transferase, translated as MRLIGMLDSPYVRRAAISLKLLDVPFTHESVSVFRTFEQFRAINPVVKAPTLVCDDGVLLMDSTFIIDYAEALSGRSLMPADLAARRQDLRVLGLALAACEKVVQDVYEHNLRPEEKQHRPWIDRVDGQMSSAFSMLEAEVARRRIPATQADLNQADVTVAVVWTFTQAMLPGRVDGGAHPALAAFAGALERFDAFTETPPL; from the coding sequence ATGAGACTGATCGGCATGCTCGACTCCCCCTATGTCCGCCGCGCGGCCATCTCGCTGAAGCTGCTGGACGTTCCGTTCACGCACGAATCGGTATCGGTGTTCCGGACGTTCGAGCAGTTCCGCGCGATCAATCCGGTGGTCAAGGCGCCCACGCTCGTGTGCGACGACGGCGTCCTGCTCATGGATTCCACGTTCATCATCGACTACGCCGAGGCGCTGAGCGGCCGCAGCCTGATGCCCGCGGACCTGGCCGCGCGCCGACAGGACCTGCGCGTGCTCGGCCTCGCGCTGGCGGCCTGCGAGAAGGTGGTGCAGGACGTCTACGAACACAATCTGCGGCCCGAGGAGAAGCAGCACCGGCCGTGGATCGACCGCGTGGATGGCCAGATGTCGAGCGCGTTCTCGATGCTCGAGGCCGAGGTCGCGCGGCGGCGGATTCCGGCCACGCAGGCGGACCTGAACCAGGCCGACGTGACCGTGGCCGTGGTGTGGACGTTCACGCAGGCCATGCTGCCCGGCCGCGTCGATGGCGGCGCGCATCCGGCCCTGGCGGCGTTCGCCGGGGCGCTCGAACGCTTCGATGCGTTCACGGAAACCCCGCCGCTGTGA
- a CDS encoding CobD/CbiB family protein: protein MTFVSILLALIAEQFRALGRNNPIHDIVRVLGERAEHAFDTGRRRDAALAWLTVVLPLTLAAVIVHYLLASISVALTLAWNVLLLYLTLGFRQFSHYFTDIHEALNRDDVLTARTLLAEWTGLETIEMPVSEIVRHTLEAAIVAVHRHVFGVFFWFLVPIGPGGVVLYRVAEYLGRQWNLPSNERSPALGRFAAQAFYVLDWVPSRLTAIGFAIVGNFEDAVYAWRNHARKWNDAVNGILLASGGGALGVRLGTPLAEDDSSVMLRTSLAGVDYAPGMEDIGPDPVPPEFGMEPGVRTLQSAVGLVWRAVVLWMLLLAMLSLALWVG, encoded by the coding sequence ATGACCTTTGTTTCCATCCTCCTGGCGCTGATCGCCGAGCAGTTCCGGGCCCTGGGCCGCAACAACCCGATTCATGACATCGTCCGCGTGCTGGGCGAACGGGCCGAGCACGCGTTCGACACCGGACGCCGCCGCGATGCCGCGCTGGCGTGGCTCACCGTCGTGCTGCCGCTCACGCTTGCGGCCGTCATCGTCCATTACCTGCTCGCGTCGATCAGCGTGGCACTCACGCTCGCGTGGAACGTGCTGCTGCTGTACCTCACGCTCGGCTTCCGGCAGTTCAGCCACTATTTCACCGATATCCACGAAGCGCTCAACCGCGACGACGTGCTGACCGCGCGCACGCTGCTGGCCGAGTGGACGGGGCTCGAAACCATCGAGATGCCCGTGAGCGAGATCGTGCGCCATACGCTCGAAGCGGCCATCGTCGCCGTGCATCGCCATGTCTTCGGCGTGTTCTTCTGGTTTCTCGTGCCGATCGGCCCGGGCGGCGTGGTGCTCTATCGCGTGGCCGAGTATCTGGGCCGCCAGTGGAACCTGCCGTCCAACGAGCGCAGCCCCGCGCTCGGCCGCTTTGCCGCCCAGGCGTTCTATGTGCTGGACTGGGTCCCGTCCCGGCTGACCGCGATCGGTTTTGCGATCGTCGGCAATTTCGAGGACGCCGTGTACGCCTGGCGCAACCACGCGCGCAAGTGGAACGATGCCGTCAACGGGATCCTGCTTGCGAGCGGGGGCGGGGCGCTTGGCGTCCGGCTCGGCACGCCGCTGGCCGAGGACGACTCGAGCGTGATGCTGCGCACGAGCCTCGCCGGTGTCGATTACGCGCCGGGCATGGAGGATATCGGTCCGGATCCGGTACCGCCCGAGTTCGGCATGGAACCGGGCGTGCGCACGCTGCAGTCGGCCGTGGGGCTGGTCTGGCGCGCGGTGGTGCTGTGGATGCTGCTGCTGGCGATGCTGTCGCTGGCGCTGTGGGTGGGCTAG
- a CDS encoding DEAD/DEAH box helicase: protein MTTTTLPDQTQPEPTPVQTPEQTFDSFGLDARIVRALTEQGYSKPTPIQAQAIPVVLLGKDVMGAAQTGTGKTAGFALPIIQRLLPMSNASASPARHPVRALMLTPTRELADQVYDNVARYAKHTDLRSTVVFGGVDMNPQTDALRRGVEILVATPGRLLDHVQQKSVNLSQVQMLVLDEADRMLDMGFLPDLQRIINLLPAQRQTLLFSATFSPEIKRLAASYLKQPVTIEVARSNSTNENVRQMVYQVEDGHKQAAVVHLLKQRAAQGQSKQCIVFVNSKIGCSRLARHLEREGINAAAIHGDKTQTERMQTLEGFKTGTIDALVATDVAARGLDIQAMPCVINFDLPFSAEDYVHRIGRTGRAGASGDALSIYVPGNDDRLLADIEKLIKRSVPRGQLEGFDPTGERARTEDADRRRQRADVRRARDAGEAGGGEERRRRGEQGSSSRTAFRPSDDPFFSRPYEPSANHNGSAQSPADELAAALTRGRQAPKRPVAALLGGVPRKS from the coding sequence ATGACCACTACGACCCTTCCCGACCAGACCCAGCCAGAGCCGACGCCGGTGCAAACGCCAGAGCAGACGTTCGACAGCTTCGGACTGGATGCGCGCATCGTGCGCGCCCTCACCGAACAAGGCTACTCGAAGCCGACGCCGATCCAGGCGCAGGCCATTCCGGTCGTGCTGCTGGGCAAGGATGTCATGGGTGCCGCGCAGACCGGCACGGGCAAGACCGCGGGCTTCGCGCTGCCGATCATCCAGCGCCTGCTGCCGATGTCCAACGCGAGCGCCTCGCCCGCGCGCCATCCGGTCCGCGCGCTGATGCTGACGCCCACGCGCGAGCTGGCCGATCAGGTCTACGACAACGTCGCCCGCTACGCCAAGCACACGGACCTGCGCAGCACGGTCGTGTTCGGCGGCGTCGATATGAATCCGCAGACCGATGCGCTGCGCCGTGGCGTGGAAATCCTCGTTGCCACGCCGGGCCGTCTGCTCGACCACGTGCAGCAGAAATCGGTGAACCTGTCGCAGGTGCAGATGCTCGTGCTCGACGAAGCGGACCGCATGCTCGACATGGGCTTTCTGCCGGATCTCCAGCGCATCATCAACCTGCTGCCCGCGCAGCGCCAGACGCTGCTGTTCTCGGCGACGTTCTCGCCCGAGATCAAGCGACTGGCCGCGAGCTACCTCAAGCAGCCGGTGACGATCGAAGTGGCGCGCAGCAACTCGACCAACGAGAACGTGCGCCAGATGGTCTATCAGGTCGAGGACGGCCACAAGCAGGCCGCGGTCGTGCATCTGCTCAAGCAGCGCGCGGCACAGGGCCAGTCGAAGCAGTGCATCGTGTTCGTGAACAGCAAGATCGGCTGCTCGCGCCTGGCGCGCCATCTGGAGCGCGAGGGCATCAATGCCGCGGCGATCCACGGCGACAAGACGCAGACCGAGCGCATGCAGACGCTCGAAGGTTTCAAGACCGGCACGATCGATGCGCTCGTGGCCACCGATGTCGCGGCCCGTGGCCTCGATATCCAGGCCATGCCCTGCGTGATCAACTTCGACCTACCGTTCAGTGCGGAAGACTACGTGCACCGCATCGGCCGTACGGGCCGTGCCGGTGCCAGCGGCGATGCGCTCTCGATCTACGTGCCGGGCAACGACGACCGTCTGCTGGCCGATATCGAGAAGCTGATCAAGCGCAGCGTGCCGCGCGGCCAGCTCGAGGGCTTCGATCCGACCGGCGAACGCGCGCGTACCGAGGATGCCGACCGCCGCCGCCAGCGTGCCGACGTGCGCCGCGCGCGCGATGCGGGCGAGGCGGGTGGTGGCGAAGAGCGCCGCCGCCGTGGCGAGCAGGGTTCGTCGTCGCGTACCGCGTTCCGTCCGTCCGACGATCCGTTCTTCTCGCGTCCGTACGAGCCGAGCGCGAACCACAACGGGTCGGCGCAATCGCCGGCCGATGAACTCGCCGCCGCGCTGACGCGTGGCCGCCAGGCCCCGAAGCGTCCCGTCGCGGCGCTGCTCGGCGGCGTGCCGCGCAAGTCCTGA
- the gluQRS gene encoding tRNA glutamyl-Q(34) synthetase GluQRS: MNAPASGGPAAYRGRFAPSPTGPLHIGSLVTALASWLDARAHGGQWLVRIEDIDYPRCVPGADEDILRTLEALGLVADEPPQWQSRREARYGEALRALDAAGQLYPCGCSRKEIADSLIHVRERHQTLGYPGTCRNGLHGKLPRAWRVRVPDGPAATVCFDDRWQGRQCQDLETELGDFVLRRADGLWAYQLAVVVDDAAQGITHIVRGADLLDSTPRQIHLQHLLGVPTPSYLHVPVVVNAQGEKLSKQSGARAIDLRDPLAALREAGAHLGIVNGENDIARWLERATEDWKTVDRCARAAR, encoded by the coding sequence ATGAACGCGCCAGCGTCTGGCGGACCCGCGGCCTATCGCGGCCGGTTCGCCCCCTCCCCGACCGGACCGCTGCATATCGGCTCGCTCGTCACCGCGCTCGCGAGCTGGCTCGATGCCCGCGCGCATGGCGGCCAGTGGCTCGTGCGCATCGAGGACATCGACTATCCGCGCTGCGTGCCCGGCGCCGACGAGGACATCCTGCGCACGCTCGAGGCGCTCGGCCTCGTCGCCGATGAACCGCCGCAATGGCAGAGCCGGCGCGAAGCGCGCTATGGCGAGGCGCTGCGCGCGCTCGACGCCGCGGGCCAGCTGTATCCGTGCGGCTGCTCGCGCAAGGAGATTGCCGACTCGCTGATCCACGTGCGCGAGCGCCATCAGACGCTCGGTTATCCGGGCACGTGCCGCAACGGCCTGCACGGCAAGCTGCCGCGCGCATGGCGCGTGCGCGTACCCGACGGCCCTGCCGCGACCGTCTGTTTCGACGATCGGTGGCAAGGCAGGCAGTGCCAGGATCTGGAAACGGAACTCGGAGATTTCGTGCTGCGGCGCGCCGACGGCCTATGGGCGTATCAGCTGGCCGTGGTGGTCGATGATGCCGCGCAGGGCATCACGCATATCGTGCGCGGCGCCGATCTGCTGGACTCGACGCCGCGGCAGATCCATCTGCAGCATCTGCTCGGCGTGCCGACGCCCAGCTACCTGCATGTGCCCGTGGTGGTGAACGCGCAGGGCGAAAAGCTCAGCAAGCAGAGCGGCGCGCGCGCGATCGACCTGCGCGATCCGCTCGCGGCGCTGCGCGAAGCGGGCGCCCATCTGGGCATCGTCAACGGCGAAAACGACATCGCCCGCTGGCTGGAGCGGGCGACGGAGGACTGGAAGACAGTGGATCGGTGCGCGCGCGCGGCGCGCTGA
- a CDS encoding putative signal transducing protein yields the protein MKLLLRASSLVHAAHCRNVLRAAGIDAELRNTWLAGAAGDIPFQESSPQVWIHESASEKEAWAVLNAAANPAPGPRWHCAACDEWHEAQFAACWRCGRMNEV from the coding sequence GTGAAACTGCTGTTGAGAGCCTCGTCGCTGGTTCATGCCGCGCACTGCCGCAACGTGCTGCGCGCGGCGGGCATCGACGCCGAGTTGCGCAACACGTGGCTGGCCGGCGCGGCCGGCGATATTCCGTTTCAGGAGAGTTCGCCGCAGGTGTGGATCCACGAGAGCGCGAGCGAGAAGGAGGCGTGGGCCGTGCTCAATGCGGCCGCCAATCCCGCGCCCGGGCCGCGCTGGCATTGCGCGGCCTGCGACGAGTGGCATGAAGCCCAGTTTGCCGCGTGCTGGCGGTGCGGCAGGATGAACGAGGTCTAG
- a CDS encoding pirin family protein, with translation MIEIRKSNERGYADHGWLKSFHSFSFADYFDADHIQFGPLRVINEDRVAPGMGFGTHGHRDMEIISYVLEGELAHKDSMGNGSVIRPGDVQRMSAGTGVRHSEYNHAAHDTTHFLQIWIMPNQQGIEPGYEERHFDTTEKRGRLRLVASPDGAEGSVVVHQDTRLYAGLFDGDEAAALSLAPGRRAYVHVARGRVTVNGQKLEAGDAAKLQDVAEVKIEQGDGAEVLVFDLP, from the coding sequence ATGATTGAAATCCGTAAGTCGAACGAGCGCGGTTATGCAGACCACGGCTGGCTGAAGTCGTTCCATAGCTTCTCCTTCGCCGATTACTTCGACGCGGACCATATCCAGTTCGGGCCGCTGCGCGTGATCAACGAAGATCGCGTGGCGCCGGGCATGGGCTTTGGCACGCATGGTCACCGCGACATGGAGATCATCAGCTATGTGCTCGAAGGCGAACTTGCCCACAAGGACAGCATGGGCAACGGCAGCGTGATCCGTCCGGGCGATGTGCAGCGCATGAGCGCGGGCACGGGGGTGCGCCATTCGGAGTACAACCATGCCGCCCATGACACGACGCATTTCCTGCAAATCTGGATCATGCCGAACCAGCAGGGGATCGAACCGGGCTACGAGGAGCGCCATTTCGATACGACGGAAAAGCGCGGACGCCTGCGTCTGGTGGCCAGCCCGGACGGCGCCGAGGGTTCGGTGGTCGTGCATCAGGACACGCGGCTGTATGCGGGCCTGTTCGACGGTGACGAGGCCGCCGCGCTGTCGCTTGCCCCGGGCCGCCGTGCATACGTGCATGTGGCGCGTGGCCGGGTGACGGTCAACGGCCAGAAGCTCGAGGCCGGTGACGCCGCCAAGCTGCAGGACGTGGCCGAGGTAAAGATCGAGCAGGGCGATGGCGCGGAAGTGCTGGTGTTCGACCTGCCCTGA